The genomic stretch GTGCTGGTAGAAACGGAAGTCCTCGATCGCGATCAGGGCCGTCCGCATGATCGGGGCGACCTTGTCGAGCGACACGGACTGGCGGTTCTCGTAGTAGAAGCGCCCGATCTCCTTGCCGTTGGAGTCCTGCAGGATCGTGCGCTCGGGAAGAGGAGGCTCGTCGAGCTCTTCGGGCTTGAGGTCCAGGGCCTCGACCGCGCTCTTCGCCGACACTCCTGCGCCGCCGACCGCAGGCAGGGCCACGGCGGCCGCGAGCACCCCCGCGGCCGTCCCCGCGATGATCAGACGCAGGAGGGCCAAGACGGGGTTGGAGCGATCTTTGCGCTGCGCTTGCACGCTACCAAGAGTACGTGGAAAGCCTGACGTTTTCGGTATCCGGGGCCCATTTCGCCTTGACTGGCGGGGGTGACTAGTCATTCCCGGTCAAGATGGCCGCGAGAATTTGGTCCTCTGGGGTCTGTCGGCCCGAACGTCTCGTTGCGTACGTTCTCCTCTGCGGCAACTGAATACGGAGGCTCGGCGCCCGCGCCCGTCGGCCCCAAATGACGACTGACCACCTAAGGGGAGTGGGGTCGAAAATGTGGATCACGGATTGGACCTCCCGTGCCGCCTGTAAAGGTGCGGATCCGGATGCCCTGTTCGTGCAGGGCGCCGCGCAGAACAGGGCGAAGCTCATCTGCCGGGGTTGCCCGGTCCGTACTGAGTGCCTCGCCGATGCGCTGGACAACCGCATCGAGTTCGGGGTGTGGGGCGGTATGACCGAACGGGAACGTCGCGCGCTGCTGCGAAGGCGGCCCGACGTGGACTCGTGGCGAGAGCTGCTCGAGTCGGCGAAGGAAGAGTACGAGCGAACCAATGAGCTGATCGCGGGCTGATCCAAGCCCGGCGAGCCGTGTACGGCCGGCGCCGTCCGCCGGCCGTACTTCTATGAGATTTCTACGTGCTCGCCAGCAGCTCGCCGATCTGCCGCAATCCGGCAAGATCGTGAACGTCCTCGGACATGGCGCGGACCTGCGCCACGGGCACCGTGGGGTGGGCCGAGACGAAGTGTTCCCGCTCGCGGCTCTCGCGGGCGGTGAGCTGCATCCGACCGGCGTGCAGCCGCAGCACGGCGGCGGTCAGCTCGTGTTCGCCCCGGGACTCCAGGTCCTCGGCCGCGGCGGCGCTACGGGCCGCTGAGAGCGCGACGGCGGGGGACATGTGCACCCGGTTGACCACCAGGCCGGCCAGGGGCATACGTTCCTCGGCGAGCCGTTCGACGAAGTAGGACGCCTCGCGCATCGCGTCGCGCTCCGGCGCGGCCACCACGAGGAAGGCCGTGCCGGGGGCCTGCAGCAGCCGGTACGTCATGTCCGCACGCTGCCTGAACCCGCCGAACACGGCGTCGAGCGCGGACACGAACGTCTGCAGATCCTTGATCACCTGCGCGCCGAGCAGTTTGGTCATGGCCCCGGCCATCAGCCCGAACCCGGCGTTGAGCAGCCGGAACGCGCTGCGCCCCCCGGCCTTGGCCGGTGCGGTCAGCAGCCGGATGAACCGGCCGTCCAGGAACCGCCCGAGCCGCTCGGGAGCATCGAGGAAGTCGAGCGCCGAGCGTGACGGCGGCGTGTCCACGATGATCAGGTCCCACTCGTCGGAGCGGCGCAGCTGGCCCAGCTTCTCCATGGCCATGTACTCCTGCGTGCCCGAGAAGCTGGAGGAGAGCGACTGGTAGAAAGGGTTCGACAGGATCTGGCGGGCCCGCTCGGGATCGGCGTGCGCCTCGATGATCTCGTCGAACGTACGCTTCATGTCGAGCATCATGGCGTAGAGCTGGCCGTCGCCATCTGGGGAGCTGATCAGCCGCGGAGTGTTGTCCAGCTCGGTGAGCCCCATCGACTGGGCCAGCCGCCGGGCCGGGTCAACGGTCAGCACGACCGCGCACCTGCCGCGCTCGGCCGCACGCAGCCCGAGCGCCGCCGCGGTGGTGGTCTTGCCCACGCCGCCGGCGCCGCAGCAGACGATGATCCTGGTGCCCTGGTCGTCGAGGATCGCGTCGATGTCCAGTCGGGCGGGCTTCTTCACGCTGCTCCCTGGGTGCGGATGCTCTCTGCCAGCTCGTACAGTCCTGCCAGGTCCACGCCGTCGGCCAGCAGCGGCAGCTCGTACCTCTTCAGGCCGGCCTCGGCCAGCGACTCGCGCTCGGCCTCTTCCAGTTGGGTACGGCGGGCGTGCTCGGCCACCTCGTCGGCGAGCGCCTCGGCCAGCGTCGTGGCCTCCGCGCCGTCGGCCAGCCCTGCCGCCTTGAGCCCGAGCACGAGCTCCCCGACGTCGAACCGGCCCTTGACAGCCGTGTCAAGAGCCGACTGGGGGAGCAGTGATTCGCGGACCATGTTGACGAAGATCCCGCCGGCGGGCAGCCCGGCCGCACGCAATTCCGCGATGCCGTCGAGTGTCTCCTGAACGGGCATCTCCTCCAGCAGCGTCACGAAATGCACCGCCGTCTCAGGAGATTTCACGACACCGCTGACGAGGTCCGAGTGGTTCTTGATCGGCCCCACCTTGGCCAGCCCGGCGACCTCCTTGGTGACGTTCAGGAAGCGCGTGATGCGGCCGGTGGGCGGCGCGTCCAGCACGACCGCGTCGTAGACCCGGCGGCCGTTCTTGGCCCGCCTGCGGACCGCCTCCGTGGTCTTGCCGGTGACCAGCACGTCGCGGAAGCCCGGCGCCACGGTGGTGGCGAAGTCGACGACGCCCATCTTGGTCAGCGCCCGGCCGGCCCTGCGCATCCCGTAGAACATCTCCATGTATTCGAGCATGGCCTCTTCGGGGTCGATCGCCAGCGCGTACACGTCGCCGCCGGACGGCGCGACGGCGATCCTGCGCTCCTCGTAAGGCAGCGGCGGCAGGTCGAAGATCTGTGCGATGCCCTGCCTGCCCTCCACCTCCACCAGGAGCACCTTGCGCCCGCCCGAGGCCAGTGCCAAGGCGAGGCCGGCGGCGACGGTCGTCTTGCCCGTGCCGCCCTTTCCAGTGACGACGTGGAGCCGTACGCCGGCCCAGTCCGTGTCCGGAGAGTCCACGTTTCGAGGCTACCGAACGGTCACTTGTCGAAAGCCGGTGACCACCCTTTGAGATTGCTCACACTAATGTGACCGTCATGAAGAAATGGGAGTACCTCACAGCCCCGGTGCTGATCCACAACACGAAGATGATCCTCGACAACTTCGGGTCGGACGGCTGGGAGCTGGTCCAGATCCTGCAGGGCGCCTCGCCCGAGCAGCTGGTCGCCTACTTCAAGCGGGAGAAGCAGTGACGCCCGAGGAGCGCCTCGAGGCGCTCGGCCTGACGCTGCCCGAGGTGCCGAAGCCGGTGGCGGCCTACGTGCCGGCCGTACGCACGGGCGAC from Nonomuraea polychroma encodes the following:
- a CDS encoding WhiB family transcriptional regulator encodes the protein MWITDWTSRAACKGADPDALFVQGAAQNRAKLICRGCPVRTECLADALDNRIEFGVWGGMTERERRALLRRRPDVDSWRELLESAKEEYERTNELIAG
- a CDS encoding ArsA family ATPase — protein: MKKPARLDIDAILDDQGTRIIVCCGAGGVGKTTTAAALGLRAAERGRCAVVLTVDPARRLAQSMGLTELDNTPRLISSPDGDGQLYAMMLDMKRTFDEIIEAHADPERARQILSNPFYQSLSSSFSGTQEYMAMEKLGQLRRSDEWDLIIVDTPPSRSALDFLDAPERLGRFLDGRFIRLLTAPAKAGGRSAFRLLNAGFGLMAGAMTKLLGAQVIKDLQTFVSALDAVFGGFRQRADMTYRLLQAPGTAFLVVAAPERDAMREASYFVERLAEERMPLAGLVVNRVHMSPAVALSAARSAAAAEDLESRGEHELTAAVLRLHAGRMQLTARESREREHFVSAHPTVPVAQVRAMSEDVHDLAGLRQIGELLAST
- a CDS encoding ArsA-related P-loop ATPase, with product MDSPDTDWAGVRLHVVTGKGGTGKTTVAAGLALALASGGRKVLLVEVEGRQGIAQIFDLPPLPYEERRIAVAPSGGDVYALAIDPEEAMLEYMEMFYGMRRAGRALTKMGVVDFATTVAPGFRDVLVTGKTTEAVRRRAKNGRRVYDAVVLDAPPTGRITRFLNVTKEVAGLAKVGPIKNHSDLVSGVVKSPETAVHFVTLLEEMPVQETLDGIAELRAAGLPAGGIFVNMVRESLLPQSALDTAVKGRFDVGELVLGLKAAGLADGAEATTLAEALADEVAEHARRTQLEEAERESLAEAGLKRYELPLLADGVDLAGLYELAESIRTQGAA